Below is a window of Plasmodium chabaudi chabaudi strain AS genome assembly, chromosome: 10 DNA.
atatccttATAACTACTATTTTTACTCAAATGATGAGTAAATTTGTTGTTATTTCAGAAATTTTTGTGATAATCATGTTATTAATAGAAGTCTTATTGCGACTAACAACACAGgtactatttttttcctaactagaaaaatattcctaatatttataaaataccATACTATGCCCtattcaaatatatgtCTATGTGTGTGCTTATTTATGAATTTACcaaaatttgaatataaattaatttttcctGACCATGCAAgaaaaattgataaaaaatgccttacatgtgcatattttttttttcgtaacACAGGGAAGTCGCTATTTTTACCATTTCGATGGTTTGTTTgatgtaataataacaattatGTGTTTCCTTTTACTGATAAGTAGTGGAGATTTAAAAGTATTTTATGCAGACAATACTgctaaaacaaaaaaaaatgaaattgaaGAAATTATTTCTCAAAGTTTAACAATTTTACGGTTTTCACTTCAATTCTTTCGAACTATAACTCTCTTTATGCATTGCAAAAGGACTGAGGTATAACTCgttttatatgtatgcatatgcatGTTATATTGCCAATATGCAtgtctttatttttcattttttctattgCCTTACATTTTTAGGAGCCCGTTGAAAAAATCGATTTTTCGTTACTAAACTTGCCCAATGATGATGCATAAATGGTATAGAAAAAGTAAAGTGCCGCATTAAATTACGAGTAGCAGATAtcgaataataaattaaaaagtatCATGAAGTCATATTTCATGGAACTGagttgttattatttaaaaaaaaagacaacaaataaaatgataatatatagaaaaacaaaagtgGGTTGTTAACAAACtgaaacaaatttaaaaaatcaaaatgtatgcatatatatatatgcgtGGGCAATTTTTCACATGCAcaaacataattttataccttatttatattttttaagtaacCTTTTAAAgcttccttttttttaattcccTAAACGATACTCCATCGTTCATATTTGTTGGATGCAAAAGTGCAtcttgttcataattttgtttatcatCATATGCAAATGATtctattaaattaaattttttttttttttcgtatcCAACTAACTTATCATCAAATTTATTGATttctgtattttttataaaagaaatattattctGTTTTTTTGGGTCGagattattaaaattattattttgtctaTTATCGGTGCTACTTTCacaatatgtatttttatttcgtaAATCGAAATTAGTTTGGTTATTATTGGATGcgttttcattatatgtaaaatgagaaaaattaaatttatctttatttatgttatttatttttgtatgcttatcattattatcaaattgATGAACCTGATTTATAAATGTAATATCGCTGGATACAAATTCGTTTAATTTTTGCTTAAATGTgtcattttgtttatgctctaaattatttgttctATTGTTTATGTCCCTATGGTATGTTTGTTTATTTCCTTCAAACGTATTGTTTGAAACGTTAGTGTAGATATCGGATTTGCCAACATTTTCTAACGTTTTATCACAATCCTTGTCATTAAAATTGTGGTTATCATTGGCTCTATACATGGATACCGGTTTTGGTTCTTCTTCTCGATACTTGAATTGGTCTAAAGCATTATAGTTGAGGGTATTCATACGAGTTCGATTATTTTCATGGGTTCTAAAATTATTCGTGGGTTCATTTATAGATGCAGTTGTTCGAATGGTAGAAGTGCTAAACTTGTTAAATTCGGAACCTCTGTGATCATATGACTCGTTCTTTCTAATATAACTCGCTTGATTGTTTGGAATACATTCAGAGTGCTCAAAATTTGAAGCCTCTGGATgctcattttttttgctattATCATAAGTAAAGGATTCTATAAAATTAGTGACAGATGTCAAGTTCGACATCCTTGTCGATCCGAATTCAGATGCACTGCCATGATCATTTACCAAATTTATGTTTGTTTCTAAATCATGTAACAAACAAAATCCTCTAATTCCAGATGCCAACTTTTCTAAAAAGATATTTGAACATAAAGgtgaaatattataaacatGTTTTCGAATTAGATGCACTTGTGTTATTCTTTTGTTGCATATATCTTTTAATGGTTGATCAGAAATTAATTGAAAAGGTGGAATATTTTGATTCCTTGCTTCTAACATTCTGGTTCTTAATAAGATATTCATCAATGATTCTTTAATTTGAtcatttgttaattttatttctttatattcaCTTTCTCTAACGAATTGGTCCTTAttgatattaaaatattcgtatttattttctgataaatttgttgctttcttttttacaatttttacatcctttacattttttaaaacaactGGATTTGTTTCTTCTTCTCTATATTTAAATGCATCTATATCTATTATCCTAGaattatttctttcattatttgataattcAGTATTTAGAAATTCTTTAATATGTTTcgctttattttttatagaataGGTATCAACATTAAATGTGGTATGATCATTCTTATCATTTTCTGAATTATTgaataatgaatttttGGGTTCAGAGTCAGGATAATTAGATTCCCCTTTCTTCCCACTAATTTTTCCGGCTTTTTttgaacttttttttttttttttatcatatattgcATTATCTGATAAAAAGAAAGGTAAtggaattatatatttacgatcactatttataaaatcttCTCCCTTTTTTGTAATTCCAATACTTATATAACCCATATCATtagaataatttaatagtTCCTCTATATACTTATCATTTCTACAAACTTTCATAAAGGCAGACCACCAAGCAGCTGGCTTATGTTTTCCTTCCCCATACTCCTTTATAGTATGATAtccctttttaataatatttgattCAGCacttttaattaatattttacatatcGTTGATATTCCTGTTTTACCTTTTAAAGATACTAcacaatttaataatatttttaattcttttgtTAAATCAGAAGTGTTGTCTAAAATATTAGGTATTGACAAAAGTGGGTTCATTCTACCTTCATCCTTATGTATATCATCATCTATacatataacatttttagaTGTAAACATTCTATTTGTTTCATCTATTTCGTTTGTCaaactaaaaaatgaattttctGTCTTGTCGGTAATGGTCACTATATTGTTTTCGCTTTTATaatctgtttttttttctaaaattttttttttattttttttgataatattcatataatgaACACAATTATCACATTTAGAGCATAAAAAGATGTCGTActtttgaatataaaaacatacaccttcattatttgtattatcaaatatatcTATGTCTAAAGACTTAATTGGTTGTTCatcaaaataatcatatattttttttcttcgaCATATTATTGAATAAGCATAATCAGATGATTGTGTAAacatagtaataatatgttGAACTCTTTTAAAATTCTTTTCCATCATATGATTTGCTATATTTTCtcttaaaattaaatttttagattttgattcttcatttatatgaaaaaataagatgGCTTCAGCATCTCCTCCATCTCTACCTGCTCGTCCAACTTGTTGTACATAAGCTTCCAAGGATCTTGAAAAACCATAATGTATAATTCTTCGTATATCTGGTTTATCAATACCCATCCCAAAAGCTACTGTAGCAATAACTATTTGTATTTcatcttttaaaaacatttcaTGAGCTTCTCTCTTTTCTTCATTTGATAAATCTGCATGATACATTTTTACTAATAATCCACGTtcatgtaaaaaattataaatattttcacaaTCCTTTTTTGAATTAACATATATTAGTGTTGAATTATATGGGCATATTTTTGAGTTATCTATAAATTTTCTAGTACGTTCATTAGATTTACATAGAGGTATAtctaaaatgttttttaaatcatcatatatatctGTCTTTTCAAGaactttataaaatatattttttttatttacactacttctttttattaaacatttatttaaattaaaatttaaattttttagaatATCACTTTGAACAGCCTTAGTACATGTAGCAGTTAAACACATAAATGGAATTTCTCTTAAAATTGTTCGTAATTCATTTAGTTTTCTATAGGACGGTCTAAAATCATGTCCCCATTCAGACATACAATGTACTTCATCAATTGCTACTAATAAGATCCTACTTTTCAATACTAGAAAtaaacttttattatttaatgcaTATTCAGGACTACAATAAACTATACTATATAACCCTTGTTTTATTTCAGATAATATtctttgattatttttcttttgccCGCTCCCTAAAAATACAgcagctattttttttctatttaaaTTGTCTACCTGATCTTTCATTAATGATATTAATGGCGATATAACTATCGttagtttatttttatattcatccATTATAGATGGAATTTGATAACATAATGATTTTCCCATTCCTGTTGCCATAACTAAAAAACtatcttttttatgaaatacAGCATGTACAGCTTCAATTTGAAAATGCTTTAAATTCTTATAaccaaaatattttttttgagcttcttccatttttattctcATTTCTTCAATTGAATAATTTACTGTTGCCATTCTATTTGGCGTATTCTCTTCTGACCCACTTCCATTTTTCCGGATGCTCATATATTTCAGCATCCTGTCCTAAAATTATTCAATTTATAtctccaaaaaaaaaaaaaaaaaatatgaacacaGCTAGCCAAAAATCTATATATCTTTGAAGGGAAAACAAAAGTTGTGTGTGTGTATCTTTGCCCTTATCATATTGATAATTTATggatttataaaattttcgtttatttcaatttattcattaatCCTTATATTGTTAggaatatgaaatatagTCAATAGATATGATAaactttataatttaaaatgaaataaatctgttttttttttttaactcgTAGCTTAGTGagtaaaacaaaaaaaaaattattaacatacCTGGAGGGGATATTTTAGGTCAAACTTTCaaacaattattatttaaaaaattaataacaaacatttatgcataagcaaaggaaatgaaaatttaataatataaaattagaaaaataaaaatgttgatAAGAATGTTTTGGGAATTACATTATTCATGtacacatataatattatggaAAAGATGagaatattttcaaaaaaaaaaaaaaaaaaaaaaaaaaaaataattcgaTAATAATACGATGATAATATGATAGTGATATGATAATAcgaataaattattttaccGTTTCGCATACATTTTCATCCTATGTTTactttgcttttttttattttcttaagtttgtaacttaaaaaaaataaagcttatatatacacactAATTAAATGCGCTATAGGCATACGCAGACGCCTCTCCTGTTAAGTTTCCCTAGCGTCATTTAAttcaacaaaaataatatgcctttctttaaataaaatgtgaaTACCTTTTTTGTTTCGAAAAGAATAGCATTCCTTCTATAAGCTTAGTTTCTATgctttattgtttttattttttagtatcattttattttttcagtattattttatttttttactgttttgttatggaaaatattcataagcACGGTTTAAAAACGATGCTGTATTGTTACAGCAAATAAATGGGCTTATATATAAGGACATGGTGAATAAATAAGTAGCGAAAATATATGACATATCGCATAAGcaatgtaataaaatttttaaacataaaaaatgtaagaaGAAATGTATGCACTTGCATGTATTTTTGTTCGGTATTTGTATAGCTTGAACTTTTTTTCATTCCTTTTATTTCCGTGTCCCCCAAAAAAAGGTTCATCACATATAGTAGAGCAGGATATACtgctatatttatataatataaaaaggggtcgtacaaaattaaaaaaacaaataaacgATTATTGTAGTTCCGTGGTTATTCCGGATTGTATCAGTGTAATTTTGTCTCCTAAGCTAAGTGCTATGCCCTGCAAAAGGTGAAGAAAACGAAAAGAAATGAAGTAAAGCGAACtgaaataatgaaaaataagtGGGCACACTTCAACTTGCCTACAAATATCAACTATACTCTCTAGTGTACATTACCTGTGTCCTGCTTCGAACTCTTATACTTCCTGCTAACTTGCCATCGGAATTTTTCTGAACGGAAAAATT
It encodes the following:
- a CDS encoding ADP-dependent DNA helicase RecQ, putative, whose amino-acid sequence is MLKYMSIRKNGSGSEENTPNRMATVNYSIEEMRIKMEEAQKKYFGYKNLKHFQIEAVHAVFHKKDSFLVMATGMGKSLCYQIPSIMDEYKNKLTIVISPLISLMKDQVDNLNRKKIAAVFLGSGQKKNNQRILSEIKQGLYSIVYCSPEYALNNKSLFLVLKSRILLVAIDEVHCMSEWGHDFRPSYRKLNELRTILREIPFMCLTATCTKAVQSDILKNLNFNLNKCLIKRSSVNKKNIFYKVLEKTDIYDDLKNILDIPLCKSNERTRKFIDNSKICPYNSTLIYVNSKKDCENIYNFLHERGLLVKMYHADLSNEEKREAHEMFLKDEIQIVIATVAFGMGIDKPDIRRIIHYGFSRSLEAYVQQVGRAGRDGGDAEAILFFHINEESKSKNLILRENIANHMMEKNFKRVQHIITMFTQSSDYAYSIICRRKKIYDYFDEQPIKSLDIDIFDNTNNEGVCFYIQKYDIFLCSKCDNCVHYMNIIKKNKKKILEKKTDYKSENNIVTITDKTENSFFSLTNEIDETNRMFTSKNVICIDDDIHKDEGRMNPLLSIPNILDNTSDLTKELKILLNCVVSLKGKTGISTICKILIKSAESNIIKKGYHTIKEYGEGKHKPAAWWSAFMKVCRNDKYIEELLNYSNDMGYISIGITKKGEDFINSDRKYIIPLPFFLSDNAIYDKKKKKSSKKAGKISGKKGESNYPDSEPKNSLFNNSENDKNDHTTFNVDTYSIKNKAKHIKEFLNTELSNNERNNSRIIDIDAFKYREEETNPVVLKNVKDVKIVKKKATNLSENKYEYFNINKDQFVRESEYKEIKLTNDQIKESLMNILLRTRMLEARNQNIPPFQLISDQPLKDICNKRITQVHLIRKHVYNISPLCSNIFLEKLASGIRGFCLLHDLETNINLVNDHGSASEFGSTRMSNLTSVTNFIESFTYDNSKKNEHPEASNFEHSECIPNNQASYIRKNESYDHRGSEFNKFSTSTIRTTASINEPTNNFRTHENNRTRMNTLNYNALDQFKYREEEPKPVSMYRANDNHNFNDKDCDKTLENVGKSDIYTNVSNNTFEGNKQTYHRDINNRTNNLEHKQNDTFKQKLNEFVSSDITFINQVHQFDNNDKHTKINNINKDKFNFSHFTYNENASNNNQTNFDLRNKNTYCESSTDNRQNNNFNNLDPKKQNNISFIKNTEINKFDDKLVGYEKKKKFNLIESFAYDDKQNYEQDALLHPTNMNDGVSFRELKKRKL